A DNA window from Castanea sativa cultivar Marrone di Chiusa Pesio chromosome 7, ASM4071231v1 contains the following coding sequences:
- the LOC142643283 gene encoding glucan endo-1,3-beta-glucosidase 7 — protein MATLSQSQLSLLLFLSFFFTTAFNFAESQSFIGVNYGQIADNLPPPAATASLLRSTAIGKVRLYGADGAIIKALANTGIGIVIGAANGDIPSLASDPNAATQWVNSNVLPYYPASNITLITVGNEVLTSMDQGLISQLLPAMRNVQNALNSVSLGGKVKVSTVHSMAVLTQSDPPSSGLFNPVFQDALKGLLQFQKDNGSPFAINPYPFFAYQSDSRPETLAFCLFQPNAGRVDSGNGIKYLNMFDAQVDAVRSALNSMGFKDVVIMVAETGWPYRGDSNEVGPSVENARAYNGNLIAHLRSLVGTPLMPGKSVDTYIFALYDEDLKPGPASERAFGLFKPDLTMTYDVGLSKTSQTPSTPSTTPSTNPSTPLPKPTASGWCVPKNGVSDAQLQANLDYACSHGIDCGPIQPGGACFDPNTVSSHASYAMNLYYQTMGKNPWNCDFSQTAVLTSTNPSHNPCIYPGGST, from the exons ATGGCAACGCTTTCACAGTCACAGCTCTCACtgcttctctttctctcattcttcttcaccACCGCTTTTAACTTCGCAG AGTCTCAGTCATTCATCGGAGTGAATTACGGCCAAATCGCCGACAATCTTCCACCGCCGGCGGCAACCGCGAGTCTCCTCAGATCGACTGCGATCGGAAAGGTTCGACTCTACGGCGCCGATGGTGCGATCATCAAGGCACTCGCGAACACCGGAATTGGAATCGTCATCGGAGCCGCCAACGGCGACATTCCGTCTCTGGCTTCCGATCCGAACGCGGCGACTCAGTGGGTGAACTCGAACGTGTTGCCTTACTACCCGGCCAGTAACATCACGCTCATCACCGTCGGGAACGAGGTCTTGACCTCGATGGACCAAGGCTTGATCTCGCAGCTACTTCCGGCGATGCGAAATGTCCAGAATGCCCTCAACTCGGTCTCACTCGGTGGGAAAGTGAAGGTCTCGACGGTTCATTCCATGGCCGTGTTGACTCAGTCCGATCCGCCCTCGTCCGGGTTGTTCAACCCGGTTTTCCAGGACGCGTTGAAGGGCTTGTTGCAGTTCCAAAAGGACAATGGGTCTCCATTTGCGATCAATCCCTATCCTTTCTTTGCGTATCAGAGCGATTCCAGGCCTGAAACGCTAGCGTTTTGCCTTTTCCAGCCTAACGCGGGACGAGTCGACTCGGGGAATGGAATCAAATACCTGAACATGTTCGATGCTCAG GTAGATGCCGTACGTTCTGCTTTGAATTCAATGGGATTTAAGGATGTTGTGATTATGGTTGCTGAGACCGGTTGGCCATACAGAGGGGACAGCAATGAAGTAGGACCCAGTGTGGAGAATGCAAGGGCCTACAATGGGAATTTGATTGCTCACCTTAGATCATTGGTTGGGACCCCTCTAATGCCTGGAAAATCGGTGGATACATATATCTTTGCACTGTATGATGAGGATTTGAAGCCTGGACCAGCTTCCGAACGAGCATTTGGTCTTTTCAAGCCTGATCTGACCATGACATATGATGTTGGTCTTTCAAAGACTAGCCAG ACTCCATCCACTCCATCAACAACACCATCCACTAATCCATCAACTCCATTACCTAAACCAACAGCAAGTGGCTGGTGTGTTCCTAAGAATGGCGTTTCTGATGCTCAATTGCAGGCAAATCTTGACTATGCCTGTAGCCACGGCATTGATTGCGGTCCCATCCAACCAGGGGGCGCCTGCTTTGACCCTAACACTGTATCATCACATGCTTCCTATGCCATGAATCTCTATTACCAAACCATGGGAAAGAATCCATGGAACTGTGATTTCTCACAAACGGCAGTCCTTACATCCACAAATCCTA GTCACAATCCTTGCATTTATCCTGGCGGGAGTACCTGA